CCTCGCCCAGCGTGGGATGCGGGTGGATGGTGAGCGCCATGTCCTCCGGCGCCGCCTGCAGCTCGATGGCGAGCGCGGCCTCGGCGATCAGCTCGCTTGCCTCCGGGCCCACGATCCCCACCCCCAGCACGCGGTCGCGGCTGGATACGACCCTGACGAACCCTTCCGTCTCCCCCACGGAGAGCGCCCGCCCGGACGCGGCGAAGGGGAAGCGCCCCACCCGCACGTCGTGCCCCGCGGCGCGCGCCTCCGCCTCGGTGAGCCCGACGGTGGCGATCTCAGGGTCGGTGAAGATGACGGCGGGCATCGCGTACCAATCGCGCCCCACGTTGCGGCCGTGGATCACCTCCGCCGCGATCTCACCCTCGCGGAACACCTTGTGGGCGAGGTAGGGCCCGCCCGTGACGTCGCCCACCGCGTAGATTCCCGGCACGCTGGTGCGGGTGGAGCGGTCGGTGGCCACGTGCCCGCGCTCGTCCAGCCGCACGCCCACCTCCGCCAGCCCCAGCCCCGCCGTGTTCGGCCGGAAGCCGACCGCCACCAGCACCCGCTCCGCCTCCACCGTCTCCGTGCGGCCGCCGTGCTCCACCAGCACGCGCACGCCGTCGCCGGCCGGCTCCCACCCCGCCGCGCGCGCGGGGGCCAGAATGACGCCGCCGCGCTTCCTGAAGCGCCGCGCCGCCACCGCCGACAGCTCCGGCTCCACGCCCGGGAGGATGCCGTCCGTCACCTCGACGACGGTGACGCGCGCGCCGAGCTTCTGGTACATCATCCCCAGCTCCATCCCGATCACCCCGCCGCCCACCACCACCAGCGAGCGCGGGACGGAGCGGAGGCTGACCGCTTCCTTTGCAGTGAGCACGCGCTCGCCGTCCGGCTCGAAGCCCGGGATGGAGGCGACCCGCGCACCCGTCGCCAGGACGATGGCCTCGCGCGCCTCGTAGCGCGCGCGGGTGCCATCCGCCGCCGTCACCTCCACGGTATGCGCGTCCAGGAGGCGCGCGTCGCCCATCACGTACTCCCCGCCGTTGGCGCGGATCAGCGTCCCCACGCTCCCGGTGAGGCGCTCCACGATGCCGTCCTTCCACCGCTGCGTGGCGGCGAAGTCGATCGCTGGCTCCCCCGCGCTGATCCCCATGGCGCCGGCGCTGCGGATGCGCTCCAGCGTCCCCGCGGCCGTGATCAGCGCCTTCGACGGGATGCACCCCCAGTTGAGGCATACGCCGCCCAGCGACTCGCGCTCCACGCACAGCGTGCGCTTGCCGAGCTGCGCCAGCCGGATCGCCGCCGTGTAGCCGCCCGGCCCGCCGCCCACCACGATCGCGTCGTAGCTTTCCATCGCTGCCTCCGGGTGTCTTTGAGACCGCTCGGTCTCTACGTGGACAAAAAAAGGGAGCGGCGCGCGAGTCAGGCGCGGACGCTCCCGTCCAGGTGCCGCCGCAGGTGCTCGACGGCGTGCCGCATGGGATCGCGCCGGCCGTAGAAGCGGGCCATCGCGAGCGCCCCCTCCAGCGTGGCGACGATCAGCGTGGCGAGCGCCTCCGGTTCCACATCCGCGCGGATCTCGCCGCGGTCGATGCCGCGCGCGGTGATGCGGTGCAGGAAGCCGGTGAGCCCGTCCATGGCGTTGCGCGCCCGGTCGCGGAGCGGCGAGTACGCGTCGTCGCTCTCGATCATGGCGTTCATCATGGGGCACCCGCCCGGGACCGGCGGATCGTCCTGAATTCCCTCGAAGACGGAGATCATGGCGTGCAGCCGGTCCACCGCGTGGTGCTGCCCCTCGAGCGCGGCGGTGAAGCGCCCGGCCATCAGCGAAATGGCGTGCTCGAAGGCTACCAGCGCCAGCGCCTCCTTGCTCTCGAAGTGGCGGTAGATCCCGCCCTTCTGCAGCCCCGTCGCCTCCATCAGGTCCGCCATGGACGCGCCGGCGAACCCCCGCTCGTTGAACACCCGAGCGGCGGTCGCCACGATCCTCTCACGCGTCAGCTCGCCCTTGCCCATCGCTCCTCGCTCGACGTTGAAACCGATCGGTCCCTACTATAAGCGACCGTCCGGTTTCGCGCAAGCGTTTTCGACGGAAGTAAAAGGACCAGGATGTCACGCAAAGGCGCGAAGACGCGAAGAAAAGACACAGAATCCCTTTCTTTGCGCCTTCGCGCCTTTGCGTGAGACCATTTCCACCAATTCAGGCATTGAGCCGCGGCGCCTGGGGCGCGATGTGGCTGCTACGCGCCAGGAGGATCGGATGGCGGGCGCGGGGCCGGGGGCGCCGGACGGGTGCGGCGGCGACGCCAGCGGCGCAAGAGCCAGACGATGGCGGCGAGGATGAGGCCGAGCGGGATCAAGAAGCCGAGCGACGCGATCAGTCCCGCCATGAAGCCGATGAAGTTGCGCCACGCATCGCGGAACGCCTCGCGGATGGGCCGGTCGCGCGGATAGTCGCCCACGAGCGCGCGGGGCTCGTGCACGGTCACGTTGAGCGTGCTCACCGCCGCGCGCGAGCGGAGGAAGCGGAGGCGCCCCTCCTGCGTGTCGATCTCCTGGCGCACGCGGGCCAGCTCGCGCTCCACCGCCAGCACGTCCTCCAGCTTCCCGGTGCGCGTGGCGAGTAGGCCCAGCAGCCGCTCCTCCAGCCGCCGTGCGTTGGCCGTGCGGGCGGAGAGATCCACGTACTCCTCGCCCACGTCCTGCGCCTGCACCTCCACGCTCTCCACCTTGCCCAGCGGGCGCAGTCCGCTCACCGCCTGGTCGAAGCGCGCGGCGGGGATCTTGACCTCCAGCGTGGCGGACCTCGTCGCCTCCTCGCCGCCGCTGACGGAGGTGTTCCCCACGTATCCGCCGAGCCGCCGCGCCATCTCCTGCACCCGCGCCACCGCCAGCTCCACCGAGTCCACCTCCACTGACGCTTCCCCCGTGCGGATCAGCATGCTCGGCGCGACGCTGCCAGAATCAGCGAGGGCGGGGGGGCGCGGCGGCGAGATCTCCAGCGCCGCCACCTGCTCCACGCTTTCACCGCCGCTCGCCTGCCGGCCTCCGGGTGCGGATGCCGCGGGCGCCCCCTCGTTCTGCATCGGGGGCGAAGGCGCGCGGTCCATCTGCATCACGTCGTTGCCGGACGTCGCCTCGCCGCTCGTTCCGCCAGAGCAGGCGGCGAGTGCGAGGAGTGCGAGGATGATGATGGGCTTCATGGAGTCTCGTGAGGTGAGAGAGAGGAAGTGCGGCCCATCGTAAGCGTCAGGCAGCGCACGTGCCGTCGTTTGCTGGAGCCGCAACCGCTTGTGAGGAAACGTCTTGGATGGTGCGCGTGGCCGGCGTCCCGCTGTTCGGCGGGCGTCCGATGCGGTCGGAAGGACGTTCAGTGAACGCGGGCAGATGCACGGTTCTGACGACGCGGGGTGGTTTGACGCGGGGGGCGCGGGGGTCTAGGATAGGGAAACACTCCCCTCAACCGACTTCCGAGATGCGCCGCACCGCGCTCGCACTGCTCCCCCTCGCCGCCGCGTGCGCCGCGCCGCGGCCGGTGGCCGTGCCCACACCCACGCCCATGCTGGCGCCCGTGGCGGTGCTGACGCCGGCGTCGCCGCGGGAAGTCGGCATGCTGGCCACGCTCCCCGCGCGGCTCGACTCCATCGCCAACGACGCGATCGCCAACGGGACGGCGCCGGCCATCGCGGTGGCGGTGGGGCGGCACGGGCGGCTGGTGCACATGGCGTCGTACGGCCGCATCGACCGGCCGGAGGGCTCGCCCGCGGTGAACGACAGCACGCTCTTCGACCTGGCGTCGCTCACCAAGGTGATCGCGACCACCACCGTCGCCATGCGGATGGAGCAGGACTCGCTGCTGGACCTGGACCGCACGGTAGCCTCGTACCTCCCCGAGTTCAACGATTCCGCCAAGGCGGGGATCACCGTGCGGATGCTGATGGTGCACACCGGCGGGATGGAGGCCGGGGCACCGCTGCACCGCCAGTTCCGCGGCCGCGAGGCGTACCTCCAGCAGATCAGCCAGCGGCCGCTGCGCTTCGCCCCCGGCACGCGCACCGTCTACAGCGACTGGGACATGGTGCTGGCGGGGTTCATCATCGAGCGGTTGACCGGCAGGACGCTGGACATGGTCGCGGACGAGCAGGTCTTCCGCCCGCTGGGGATGCGCGACACGCGCTGGAACCCAGGCGCCGCGCTCCGCCCGCGCACCGCGGCGACCGAGGTGGCGGCGGACCGCGGGGGGCTGATCTGGGGCGAGGTGCACGACGCCAACGCCTGGGCCATCGGCGGGGTGGCGGGGCATGCGGGGCTCTTCAGCAGCGTGCGCGACATGGCCGTCTTCGCGCAGATGCTGCTGAACGGCGGCGAGTACAACGGCGTGCGCATCCTCCGCCCGCAGACGGTGGCGCGCTGGACGGCGCCGCAGGGGCGCGGGGCGAGCCGCGCGCTGGGCTGGGACACGCCCTCCGATCACTCCAGCGCGGGACGGTACTTCGGGCCGCGCTCCTTCGGCCACACGGGGTACACGGGCACGTCGCTCTGGATCGATCCGGAGCGCGGTCTCTTCGTCATCATCCTCACCAACCGCGTGAACCCAACCGCCGAGAACCAGAAGCACGTCGGGCTGCGCCGCGCCATCGCCGACGCGGTGCAGGAGGCGATTGTCGATGCGCCGCTGGTGGATTGGGAGGCGAGGCGGCAGTTGGGGGAATGGGGAATGGGGAATGGGGAATGGGGAATGGGGAACCCTCTTTTTGTCGCCCCCCTTTTTCTGTCATCCTGAACGACGCGCGGCTCAGTTCCTTCCGATGCTCCAACGTTTGGCGCGGAGTGAAGGATCTACTGCGCGTGGCGAGGGGCCCGTGGCGCGGCGCCGTCCTCCTGCCTCGCCGGCTAGAT
This is a stretch of genomic DNA from Longimicrobium sp.. It encodes these proteins:
- a CDS encoding serine hydrolase, with the translated sequence MRRTALALLPLAAACAAPRPVAVPTPTPMLAPVAVLTPASPREVGMLATLPARLDSIANDAIANGTAPAIAVAVGRHGRLVHMASYGRIDRPEGSPAVNDSTLFDLASLTKVIATTTVAMRMEQDSLLDLDRTVASYLPEFNDSAKAGITVRMLMVHTGGMEAGAPLHRQFRGREAYLQQISQRPLRFAPGTRTVYSDWDMVLAGFIIERLTGRTLDMVADEQVFRPLGMRDTRWNPGAALRPRTAATEVAADRGGLIWGEVHDANAWAIGGVAGHAGLFSSVRDMAVFAQMLLNGGEYNGVRILRPQTVARWTAPQGRGASRALGWDTPSDHSSAGRYFGPRSFGHTGYTGTSLWIDPERGLFVIILTNRVNPTAENQKHVGLRRAIADAVQEAIVDAPLVDWEARRQLGEWGMGNGEWGMGNPLFVAPLFLSS
- the lpdA gene encoding dihydrolipoyl dehydrogenase, which produces MESYDAIVVGGGPGGYTAAIRLAQLGKRTLCVERESLGGVCLNWGCIPSKALITAAGTLERIRSAGAMGISAGEPAIDFAATQRWKDGIVERLTGSVGTLIRANGGEYVMGDARLLDAHTVEVTAADGTRARYEAREAIVLATGARVASIPGFEPDGERVLTAKEAVSLRSVPRSLVVVGGGVIGMELGMMYQKLGARVTVVEVTDGILPGVEPELSAVAARRFRKRGGVILAPARAAGWEPAGDGVRVLVEHGGRTETVEAERVLVAVGFRPNTAGLGLAEVGVRLDERGHVATDRSTRTSVPGIYAVGDVTGGPYLAHKVFREGEIAAEVIHGRNVGRDWYAMPAVIFTDPEIATVGLTEAEARAAGHDVRVGRFPFAASGRALSVGETEGFVRVVSSRDRVLGVGIVGPEASELIAEAALAIELQAAPEDMALTIHPHPTLGEGVLEAFKHSLGEAVHIMNRGGRSAAPRPALAGV
- a CDS encoding DUF4349 domain-containing protein, with the protein product MKPIIILALLALAACSGGTSGEATSGNDVMQMDRAPSPPMQNEGAPAASAPGGRQASGGESVEQVAALEISPPRPPALADSGSVAPSMLIRTGEASVEVDSVELAVARVQEMARRLGGYVGNTSVSGGEEATRSATLEVKIPAARFDQAVSGLRPLGKVESVEVQAQDVGEEYVDLSARTANARRLEERLLGLLATRTGKLEDVLAVERELARVRQEIDTQEGRLRFLRSRAAVSTLNVTVHEPRALVGDYPRDRPIREAFRDAWRNFIGFMAGLIASLGFLIPLGLILAAIVWLLRRWRRRRTRPAPPAPRPPSDPPGA
- a CDS encoding TetR/AcrR family transcriptional regulator, which gives rise to MGKGELTRERIVATAARVFNERGFAGASMADLMEATGLQKGGIYRHFESKEALALVAFEHAISLMAGRFTAALEGQHHAVDRLHAMISVFEGIQDDPPVPGGCPMMNAMIESDDAYSPLRDRARNAMDGLTGFLHRITARGIDRGEIRADVEPEALATLIVATLEGALAMARFYGRRDPMRHAVEHLRRHLDGSVRA